GTCAATCAGGACATGATTCATTTTTAGTTGAAGTTGAAAAATTTGAAAATCATGTTAGAGAAATTTTAAAAGATAAATAGTTATTTACCAGATGAAAGAATAGCTTTATGGATATAATAGTTTATTCGATAGATATGAATACTTACACGATGTAACCATCTAATAGCTTCTAATCTATCTGAACCATCTGGAACATCAAGCTCTCCTGTTGCAATTTTATTTGCAATATCTTCTCTATATTTTTGATTCATTTTTTCTATATCTATTGTTAGTTTTTTACTATTTTTAATTATATTATTCCAGTCATTTGTCTTTTGAGCAAGAATACTATTTAGAATATTTGTATAAAATTGTTTTAAAATACTTTCTAATTCCAAAATATTTTTAGCACAAATAATTCTCTCTTCTTCCTCTTCACATCTTTCATGTAATCTTTGAAGATGGTCAATTGAATGAATTAAATCAACCAAATATGCCCAATCAGGACTATCTTTTTGTTTGATATGAATTTTATCTATAAATTCATGGGTGATATTTAATATATCTTGAACCTCTTTCATATCCATTCTTTTATAGTCTGATTTTTCATTTAATAAAGTTTCAATATGTTTTAATATGATTATGTACTCTTTAATAATAGTTTGTAATGTAACATTTAAAGCAATTTTGGGTTCTTTTAAAAACTCTTCATTAAAATTATTTATATCATTGTTAGATTTATCTTTTATTATATTTTTTATAAACAGAGCAAATATATTTGTAAATGGTAAAATTAGTAAAACACTTATAATATTAAATGAACTATGAAATGCAACCAATGAAATTTGTGAGTTTTCTAAAATAAAACCAGGTTTTATATATTCTAAAATAGTTATAAAAGGTGTAATAAACATAAAAGCAAATATTGCACTTAAACAATTGTAAATTACATGAGAAAATCCTGTTCTTTTTGCATTTATATTTCCACCAATTGTGGCCATCGCTGCTGTTATTGTTGTTCCTACATCCATACCAATAACTAAAGCTGCTGCTTGTTCAAAATTAACTGCACCACCATAAAGAAGAGTTAATGTCATCGCAATTCCAGCACTTGAAGCTTGGGTAATCATAGTAATTAAAATACCTATACTTATAAGTATTAGCCTTCCAGAAAAAGAATCACTAGGTAGAATATTTGGAGTTAAAATATTTTCAAAACCTTTAACTGCCTCTTGCATAGTATCAATACCAACAAATATTAGCCCAAATCCAGCTATTGCAAAACCAATTGAAGCAAGATTTTCTTTTGCAAAAAGTTTTAAAATCGCACCTAAAAAAATAAAAGGTAAAACTATTGTTCCTAAATCAAATTTGAATCCAAATATAGCAACTATCCAACCTGTAAAAGTACTTCCAATATTTGCACCAAAAATAATACCTAAAGATTGAGAAAAGCTGATAATCCCTGCACCTACAAAACCAACAGCTGCAACTGTGGTGGCACTTGAAGATTGTAATAAAGTGGTCATAATTGCACCACTTAAGGCTCCACTATATGGGCTTTTTGTAAAATGTAACATGGCATTTCTTAATGTATCACCTGCAAGTGACTGTAAACCTTTTGTCATGATTATTAAACCAATCAAAAAAATACCAAGTCCACCAAGAAGAGTAACAATAATAATTAACTTTGAAAAATCTATCATGTTAACACCAATGTTTTTTTTAGTTTACAAGTTCTTTTATTAATTATTGATATAATAAACAATTATATAAATAATAATGAGGATATTAAATGAATGAAGAGATTAGTTTTGAAGAAAAAGTTATAAAGGCAAAAGAACTTTTAGAAAAATTATCAAATCCACAAATAACACTTAGTGATTCAATAAAACTTTATAAAACAGGTATCAAAGAGTTAGAAGATGCGCAAAAACTTCTTGACGAAGCTAAGCTTATCTTCTTAGTTGAAAACAAAAATTAATCTGATTATTTTAAAGAATAATCAGATAATTTAACAAACGTAAAACCTTCTGCTTTTAATTTTTTAATAACTCTAATAATTCCTTCTCTTGTATAAGATTCAGGATGATTAAAATGAACTATTGCAATTTCCCCACCTTTAACATCTTCAAAAGCTTTTTCGATTTTTTTAGCTGTATATGTTGCTCCAGCATCGCCTAAAACAGAAAAACCAACAACTTCTTGTTTTAAACTATTTGCAATTTTAACAGCAACTTCATCATAATATGCAGTTCCTGAACGGAAATATTTAGGTCTTTTATTTGTTAATTCTTCAATTTTTCTTGCATTCAATTCTATTTCATCAACAAGTTCTGAAATATTTGCTGTACCATTTATTCCATAAACAGATTTTCCTTCAACAGAAGCTGGTTTATGTAAATGTCCATGATTCCCAATTTCAAATAGTGAATTTGAAGCTAGTGATTTAAAATTCTCAAGATTTTGATCAATCCATCTTCCATTTACAAATAAAGTCGCAGGAATTTTCTCTTTTTCTAAATATGCAATTAAATGCTTATCATATCCCATTCCACCTTCTGTTCCACAAGCATCCATTGTAAGAGCAATAATTTTTTTATTAGTATTTAGCTTTGTTTTTACACCTTTTACTTTTTCTCCCCACTCTTTAGGAATTTGTTTTTCATATTTTTTCTCAATAGATTGTTTTAACTTTTCATAATCATTTGAAGGATTAGTTGAAGCAGAGTTAGCACTTAATGCTAAAAGAGATAGTGATAAAAAAATTGAAAATTTTTTCATTTGTTGCCTTGTATTGATTTCTTTTTTATAATATGTAATTATAGATTAGGAATACTTGATTTTAGTCATAGTTTTTTAATTATAATTTGATATTATTACAAAATGATATAAAAATAATAATCTTTACTAATAAACTAAGGAATAAATAATGCAAAATGAATTTAATGAATATTTTAATAGACAAATAAAACTTTGGGGAGAAGAGGTACAAAATTCACTTCAAAATAAAAAAATAGCGATTATTGGAAGTGGAGGTTTAGGATGTACACTTGGAATTGCACTTGGAGCATCTGGAATTGGTGAGTTTGCATTTATTGATTTTGATACAGTTGGAGTTCATAATATTCATAGACAAATAGGTTTTAAAGTAGGGGATGATGGAAAATATAAAGCTGATGTTTTAAAAGAATTAATTGAATCAAGATGTCCATATACTAAAGTGACAGCTTATAAAGAGAGTTTTGATGATTTTGCAAAAAGAGATTTAGAATTTGATTTAATCATTGATGCAACAGATAATCTTCCAACAAGAGCTGCTATTAATGAATATTGTATGAAAAAACAACAACCTTGGATTTATGGAAGTGTTGAAGAATTTCATGGTCAAGTTTGTTTTTTTGAAAAAGCCTCTTATGAAGCAGTTTTTCAAATAAATGATAGAAAACCAAACGGAATCGCTTGTCCTATTGTTATGCATATAGGTTCACTTCAAGCAAATTTAGCTTTAAGATATTTAGCTGGTTTAGAAGTGAAAAAAGATGTTTTATACTATCTATCTTTTGATAATGAAGGTATTTTAAATACAAAAAAATTTAATCTTCCAAAAGCATAAATGTTAGATTTAGAAATTTTAAGTGCATTTTTTATAACTTCTATATTACTTGCACTTGTTCCTGGACCTGATAATCTATTTGTATTAACTCAATCAATGTTACAAGGTAAAAAAGCTGGTTTTATAGTAGTTTTAGGACTTTGTACAGGATTGTTATTTCATACATTTATGGTAGTTATGGGAGTTTCTGTACTTTTTCAAACTTCAATAATTGCTTTTACATTTTTAAAAATAATTGGAGCACTTTATCTTTTATATCTTGCTTGGCAATTATTTAAAAGTTCAAATTCTAAAATAGAAACAAAAAAATCACATTTGATTGAGTATAAAAAACTCTATTTTAAAGGGATTTTTATGAACATAACAAATCCTAAAGTATCTCTATTCTTTTTAGCATTTTTGCCACAATTTACAAATATAAATTTAGGGAATATCTCTTTTCAAATGTTAGTTTTAGGAATATTATTTATTCTTTCAACTATTTTAGTTTTTGGCTTAATTGCTTTTTTTTCAGAAAAATTGGCAAAAAATTTTAATAAATCAAATAACTTTCAAAATATTTTGAATAAATTTACAAGTTTTATATTTGTTGTATTAGCAATAAAACTCTTAATTACAAAACAGTAACAGCATAACCCAATCTTAAGCCCTTTTTAGATACACTATCCAAATTTTATACAAAAGATATGGGGAATTTTTTATGCCAAAAAGAGAAGATATAAAGTCTATTTTACTTATTGGTTCTGGACCAATTGTAATTGGTCAAGCGTGTGAGTTCGATTATTCAGGAACTCAAGCTACTAAAACGCTAAAAGAACTTGGATATAGAGTTGTTTTAATAAATTCAAATCCAGCTACGATTATGACAGATCCTGAGTTCGCTGATAAAACATATATTGAACCAATTACAGAAGAAGTTGTTGCAAAAATAATTAAAAAAGAAAATATTGATGCTATTTTACCAACAATGGGTGGGCAAACAGCACTAAATGTTGCAACATCTATGTATGATAAAGGTATGTTAGAAGGTATTCACTTTTTAGGAGCAAATCCTGAAGCTATTAAAAAAGGTGAAGATAGACATCTTTTTAACGAAGCAATGAAAAAAATTGGTATGGATTTACCAAGAAGTGAAAATGCATATAATTTAGAAGAAGCTATCAAAGTTGTAAAAGAGATTGGATTTCCAGTAATTTCAAGAGCTTCATTTACACTTGCTGGTGGTGGTTCAGGTGTTGCTTATAATATGGATGAATTTAAAAAATTGGCAGCAGCTGGTTTAGAAGCAAGTCCTATTAATGAAATCGAAATTATGGAATCTATGCTTGGGTGGAAAGAGTATGAGATGGAAGTTATTAGAGACCACAAAGATAACTGTATTATCGTATGTTCTATTGAAAACTTAGACCCAATGGGAGTTCATACCGGAGATTCTATCACTATTGCACCTGCTCTTACTCTTACAGATAAAGAGTATCAAGATATGAGAAACGCATCTTTTGCAATTCTTAGAGAAATTGGTGTTGATACTGGTGGTTCAAATGTTCAATTCTCAATTTGTCCAAATACTGGAAGAATGATTGTAATTGAGATGAATCCAAGGGTTTCAAGATCATCTGCACTTGCTTCAAAAGCTACTGGATATCCTATTGCAAAAGTAGCAACTTTATTAGCTGTTGGATTTACTCTTGATGAAATTACAAATGATATCACAGGAACTGCTGCTTCATTTGAACCTGTAATTGACTATATTGTTACAAAAGTTCCAAGATTTACTTTTGAAAAATTCCCTAAAGCTGATTCTACTTTAACTACTTCTATGAAATCTGTTGGTGAAGCAATGGCTATTGGAAGAACGTTTAATGAATCTATTCAAAAAGCTCTTTGTTCAATGGAAACTGGTCTTATTGGATTTGATAGAATTTTAGATAAAGATTTAGATTTTATTAAAAAAGAGATTAGAAGACCAAATGATAAAAGACTTTTATATCTAATGGAAGGTATGAGACAAGGTTTATCAAATGAAGAGATTTTTGAGTTATCAAAAATTGATCCTTGGTTCTTAACTAAATTTAGAGAACTTCATGATTTAGAAAAATCAATTAATGAATCAATATTAACTGATGAAAATTTCATGAGAAAAATTAAAACAAATGGATTTAGCGATAAAATGATTGCTAAATTAATAGGTAAAACAGAAGAAGATGTTTATCAAGCAAGAAAAACTTTAGATGTTGATTTTGAATACAATGAAGTTGATACTTGTGCGGCTGAATTTAAAGCTTTAACACCATATTTATACTCTACAACAAATATTACAAAATT
The genomic region above belongs to Arcobacter ellisii and contains:
- a CDS encoding Na/Pi cotransporter family protein encodes the protein MIDFSKLIIIVTLLGGLGIFLIGLIIMTKGLQSLAGDTLRNAMLHFTKSPYSGALSGAIMTTLLQSSSATTVAAVGFVGAGIISFSQSLGIIFGANIGSTFTGWIVAIFGFKFDLGTIVLPFIFLGAILKLFAKENLASIGFAIAGFGLIFVGIDTMQEAVKGFENILTPNILPSDSFSGRLILISIGILITMITQASSAGIAMTLTLLYGGAVNFEQAAALVIGMDVGTTITAAMATIGGNINAKRTGFSHVIYNCLSAIFAFMFITPFITILEYIKPGFILENSQISLVAFHSSFNIISVLLILPFTNIFALFIKNIIKDKSNNDINNFNEEFLKEPKIALNVTLQTIIKEYIIILKHIETLLNEKSDYKRMDMKEVQDILNITHEFIDKIHIKQKDSPDWAYLVDLIHSIDHLQRLHERCEEEEERIICAKNILELESILKQFYTNILNSILAQKTNDWNNIIKNSKKLTIDIEKMNQKYREDIANKIATGELDVPDGSDRLEAIRWLHRVSIHIYRINYYIHKAILSSGK
- the xseB gene encoding exodeoxyribonuclease VII small subunit, which codes for MNEEISFEEKVIKAKELLEKLSNPQITLSDSIKLYKTGIKELEDAQKLLDEAKLIFLVENKN
- a CDS encoding polysaccharide deacetylase family protein; translated protein: MKKFSIFLSLSLLALSANSASTNPSNDYEKLKQSIEKKYEKQIPKEWGEKVKGVKTKLNTNKKIIALTMDACGTEGGMGYDKHLIAYLEKEKIPATLFVNGRWIDQNLENFKSLASNSLFEIGNHGHLHKPASVEGKSVYGINGTANISELVDEIELNARKIEELTNKRPKYFRSGTAYYDEVAVKIANSLKQEVVGFSVLGDAGATYTAKKIEKAFEDVKGGEIAIVHFNHPESYTREGIIRVIKKLKAEGFTFVKLSDYSLK
- a CDS encoding HesA/MoeB/ThiF family protein, which produces MQNEFNEYFNRQIKLWGEEVQNSLQNKKIAIIGSGGLGCTLGIALGASGIGEFAFIDFDTVGVHNIHRQIGFKVGDDGKYKADVLKELIESRCPYTKVTAYKESFDDFAKRDLEFDLIIDATDNLPTRAAINEYCMKKQQPWIYGSVEEFHGQVCFFEKASYEAVFQINDRKPNGIACPIVMHIGSLQANLALRYLAGLEVKKDVLYYLSFDNEGILNTKKFNLPKA
- a CDS encoding LysE family translocator; translated protein: MLDLEILSAFFITSILLALVPGPDNLFVLTQSMLQGKKAGFIVVLGLCTGLLFHTFMVVMGVSVLFQTSIIAFTFLKIIGALYLLYLAWQLFKSSNSKIETKKSHLIEYKKLYFKGIFMNITNPKVSLFFLAFLPQFTNINLGNISFQMLVLGILFILSTILVFGLIAFFSEKLAKNFNKSNNFQNILNKFTSFIFVVLAIKLLITKQ
- the carB gene encoding carbamoyl-phosphate synthase large subunit; the protein is MPKREDIKSILLIGSGPIVIGQACEFDYSGTQATKTLKELGYRVVLINSNPATIMTDPEFADKTYIEPITEEVVAKIIKKENIDAILPTMGGQTALNVATSMYDKGMLEGIHFLGANPEAIKKGEDRHLFNEAMKKIGMDLPRSENAYNLEEAIKVVKEIGFPVISRASFTLAGGGSGVAYNMDEFKKLAAAGLEASPINEIEIMESMLGWKEYEMEVIRDHKDNCIIVCSIENLDPMGVHTGDSITIAPALTLTDKEYQDMRNASFAILREIGVDTGGSNVQFSICPNTGRMIVIEMNPRVSRSSALASKATGYPIAKVATLLAVGFTLDEITNDITGTAASFEPVIDYIVTKVPRFTFEKFPKADSTLTTSMKSVGEAMAIGRTFNESIQKALCSMETGLIGFDRILDKDLDFIKKEIRRPNDKRLLYLMEGMRQGLSNEEIFELSKIDPWFLTKFRELHDLEKSINESILTDENFMRKIKTNGFSDKMIAKLIGKTEEDVYQARKTLDVDFEYNEVDTCAAEFKALTPYLYSTTNITKLPKVSKTESNEKKVMIIGGGPNRIGQGIEFDYCCVHASFALNEMGVKTIMYNCNPETVSTDYDTSDILYFEPIDFEHVRSVVEKENPDGVIVHFGGQTPLKLANALTKAGAKIIGTTAEVIDLAEDRKKFSAFVENIGLLQPDNGTAVEVEEAIEIAEKIGYPVLVRPSFVLGGRGMRIVYSTDELKQYMDEAVSVSNDAPVLIDKFLDRAIELDVDCICDGKEVYIGGIMQHIEEAGIHSGDSACSLPPVSISDDLIKELETKTKEMALGLGVVGLMNTQYAIHKGQIYLIEVNPRASRTVPFVSKATGMPLAKVATRVMWGETLRDALKVYDKDIVTENNGVLKPKLKNHVAVKEAVFPFNKLNGADLLLSPEMKSTGEVMGISDNFGMAFAKSQSAAKNNLPKEGKVFISLCDLDKEFAPSIAKGLTENGFTIVATGGTYKIIAESGVDCEKVLKVSEGRPNIIDLLTNGDISMAINTSEAKESSKDDGKEIRRSVLRMNVPYFTTVAAANAAVEAIKVLKTNDVSTPKSIQEFLND